Proteins encoded by one window of Rhodamnia argentea isolate NSW1041297 chromosome 6, ASM2092103v1, whole genome shotgun sequence:
- the LOC115744901 gene encoding putative disease resistance protein At3g14460 — protein sequence MELRDCASLEKLPGKMHAPRHLSIENCPKIVGLTIPSDGPSSNNSMPQLESLEVIHCYSLTSIWVAKGRLAALKTLYISECERVESLEEISTGESLESLTIAWCENLGSLPRCLHALSHLTKLMISGCPALEIEEDFPPLPITLSKLVLWHCPKIKSIASSNIANCKNLTHLDIANCPALEIEEDFPPLPTTLSTLELSSCPKIKCLPNQWHHLTSLQSIYICNCPNIKCFPEGGFPPNLRVLEICGYENLKQPVREWGLPLLTSLQSLTIGFGRSMGGGEAEKVWFPPSEEDDEEDAWSLVFPPSLTYLCIYNMRKVERLSSGLRSHLSSLTHLVIYGCPKLRDLPEDGLPPSLQYLSVTGCSNLKEGCSKLTGHYWPLIQDIPSIYIDGVWTH from the coding sequence ATGGAATTGAGGGATTGTGCGAGTTTAGAAAAGCTTCCGGGCAAGATGCACGCACCAAGGCATTTAAGCAttgagaattgtccaaaaatagtGGGACTAACCATTCCTTCGGATGGCCCCAGTAGTAATAACTCGATGCCTCAGCTTGAATCTCTCGAGGTAATTCATTGTTATTCTCTGACATCCATTTGGGTAGCCAAGGGTAGACTCGCTGCTCTAAAGACACTTTATATTAGTGAGTGTGAGAGAGTGGAGTCGCTAGAAGAGATCTCCACCGGAGAATCGCTGGAATCTTTGACTATTGCTTGGTGTGAGAATTTGGGAAGCCTACCACGATGCCTTCACGCGCTCTCCCATCTCACTAAGTTGATGATAAGCGGGTGTCCAGCATTAGAGATAGAGGAGgacttccctccccttcccatCACCCTCTCGAAACTTGTTCTTTGGCATTGTCCGAAGATAAAGTCTATTGCCAGCAGTAACATTGCCAACTGTAAGAATCTCACTCACTTGGATATAGCTAATTGTCCAGCATTGGAGATAGAGGAGgacttccctccccttcccaCCACCCTCTCGACTCTTGAACTTTCGAGCTGTCCGAAGATAAAGTGTCTACCAAATCAGTGGCATCATCTTACCTCCCTCCAGTCAATATATATTTGTAATTGCCCAAATATCAAATGCTTCCCCGAAGGAGGTTTCCCTCCCAATTTGCGGGTCCTTGAAATCTGCGGGTACGAGAATTTGAAGCAGCCAGTGAGAGAATGGGGCTTACCCCTCCTCACATCCCTCCAATCTCTGACAATTGGCTTTGGAAGGAGCATGGGTGGAGGGGAGGCAGAGAAGGTGTGGTTTCCTCCGTCGGAGGAGGATGACGAGGAGGATGCGTGGAGTCTTGTCTTCCCTCCCTCTCTGACCTATCTTTGCATTTACAATATGAGGAAGGTGGAAAGACTATCCAGCGGTCTTCGCAgccatctctcctctctcacacATTTAGTCATTTATGGCTGCCCGAAGTTGAGGGACTTGCCagaggatggcctccctccctccctccaataTCTGTCCGTAACTGGATGCTCGAATCTGAAAGAAGGATGCTCAAAACTCACTGGCCACTATTGGCCCCTCATCCAAGACATCCCCAGCATCTACATTGATGGCGTTTGGACCCACTGA